The genomic DNA GGTTCCGTTGTCtcctcatagagggaatcAAAACCTCAGCCGGAGCGAGCTAACTAGGGTTTTTTAACTTCGAGCAACAGTCAGCCAAAACCCTAGAGAGCTTGATTCGGCCTTCATCCATGTCTTCCAGCGTGAGCTCCGAGACGGTGGAAAGAGCCGTACAGGCTCTGTTCAAATGGCGGGATGCCAAGTCCGAGACGGAGAAGCCCCAGCTCCTCCAGCAAGACGAGTTTTTCTACCTAATCTTGACCCTGAAGAAGATTCCGGCGAAGGGCCGCACAAACCCTTTCAAAATTCCCATCCCTCGCCCCCTGATCGACCCGCAGTTGTCGGAAATCTGTCTGATTATCGATGACGGGCCGAAATCGAACCTCACCAAGGACGCCGCCCAGAAGAAGATCAAGGCCGAGAACATCCCCGTCTCGAAGGTCATGAAATTGTCCAAGCTCAGGAGCGATTTCAAGGCATTCGAAGCAAAGAGGAAGCTTTGTGATTCCTATGATTTGTTTCTGGCTGACAGGAGGGTCCTGCCCGTGCTGCCGAGGTTGCTGGGGAAGCAGTTCTTCAAGAAGAGGAAGATTCCTATTAGTGTAGACTTGAAGCACAAGGGCTGGAAGGAGCAGATTGAGAATGTTTGCGGGTCGGCTTTGATGTTTTTGGGCTCGGGTACTTGTAGCGTGGTGAAGGTGGGGAAGGCCTCAATGGGGAAGAAGGAGATTGCGGAGAATGTGCTGGCTGCAATTAACGGGGTTGCCGAGGTTGTGCCGCGGAAGTGGCGGAACATAAGATCGTTCCATTTGAAGATGTTGGAGAGCTTGGCTTTGCCTATTTATCAGACTGTGCCTGATCTGAAGTTGAAGATTGAGGGGGTTGATGATAAGGGAGAGGCATTGGATGGCGAAGAGGTCAATGAGGAGGATGCGAAAGAGAGTGTTGTGCAGAAGAAGAAGGCTCCGAAAAGGAATAGGATCCATGAGGTTAGGTACATGGATACGAACTTGGACGACGAGGATGAGGAGGATAATGGTGTGGGTAGTGCTGAAATCACGggaaagaagaggaagaaggtaGATGATAAGGAGGAATCGGGAGGTCTGACAGAGTTGAGCCGTGCGAAGAAGACATCAAAAGTTAAGGGAGATGGTGGTaacaaggaaaagaaaattgaggcGTCCAAGAAGtcaaaaaaatcaaatgaagAGGATGTTGTTAACAAGCGCAAGAAAGGTGGATTGCCCATCAAGGGAGAAGGAGAGCTTGTTGgtaagaaggagaagaaaagcACGACTAAACCGGAGAAGGTGAAGAGGAATAAGAAGTGAGAAGGGCGAAGAGAATTTTTCGATATCCGTAGGACTGAGATAGCGGGTTCTTTTCCAGGTTGCTTGTTACTGCTACATGATTTTTGTACTGGGTTAATTAGTCAGCGCGGTGCAAAGTTACTCTTAAGTTGTATCCCGATTCCCAATTTTGTTTTGAGTTTATAGAATGCTGAAAAATGTCCTGACTTCTATATCATCCTTGACTACGAAGTTAATGGCATTCTCGTTGTCCAATTTATCTTTTGTTTACTTTAGTCGGATTTGGGACTTTGGCCCTACTTATTGTCGCGGTAAGTACAGCTTGCTGTTGATGAATGAATGTCTGTCTCTGTATGTGAGTGAACTTCAATGTTCCTCTAGTGCAAGTCATATCTGTATTTTGTGCAATCTTGGTGGTTAAGGGAGAAATGAGCCCTTGTTCCTTGTTAGTTCAAAGTGAACTATTTTGACTGTTTACGGAAGAAGATACTTGATTTCGGCATGAAGGATGATGCTCAGTGGTGAGCTATGCATACTCCTGTGTCGGAAGTTCTTGCATTGTCGAGAGTCATTGTCGAAGCACTTGTTCTTCCTCCAATCTTGGGTTTCATCTGCCTGATTGTTTCTCAGTAAAGCATAGAacttttatctttatttttggCTGAATACATCGAAATTTATCTAGTTTGGCCAATTGGCCATTGTCCTTTTCATTAATGTGCCTCCCCAACGGAAAAGAAGAGAGTTGTGAATGTTCTCTTGCTCGACATCTTGTTCTTTTATGTCTATGAGACTCTGATATCAATGAAGGAAATTATGCCTGAAATATGCTAGATCTCTTCCCTCGATCGGCACGTGGAATTCCCGATGCCTTTGCAAGACCTATTTTCATCAGGAGATATAATTCAAAGCTCATGCTTTGATGCAAGGATTCGCACCCGAATAATCAAGGAAAATCACTGGATCTGTTCTTCCAACATATCAGCTCCATCCTGTTGGGCCTCCGTTGTCATCGACCTTCCCAAAGAGCCCAGAAGAATGGAATGCCACTGTCCAGTTCTGTTCTCCACAGTCCAGACgcaagaggagagagagagagagagactgcgaaaaagaaaaaaacaaggaaaaaaatagaaatattaagGTACACTAGCCTCGTACAAAACGAATTGAAGATGCAATCGACCCCGATTGCTGCTGCTTCtgcttcttgttcttcttgcTACCCAATTCCCAATCTTCTCTTCCACCACCGACCCGGTCTCAAGCTCAAACCACCCACCATTGTTTCTCTCTCCCTTCCCGCTTCCCGGAAGCATCTCGTCAGCTCATGTTCTCTCCACCTTGCCACCACCACCGTCAACAGCTCCAGCCAAGAACAAGAAGACACCCCCCACCGGAAGCCCCACAACCCGCCTCTACTTccccagtttcggcctccctCCGACGCCGAGAGCACTGGACCTGAATGCCCAGAAGACCAGACGCGACAGGCGGCCCAGCAGGCATCCGCGAGACGGCGTGTGCGTAAATCGAGTCGTAGGGGCATTTGCACAAGCATGTGGTGGGCAGACCTGAAGGGAGCGTTCGGGCAGAGATTCAATTGGGAGGGGATCGTCTGCTCGATGGCTGTGTTCACCCGGGACCGTCACCTGGCCCTGCCCCACGTCTCGGTCTCCGACGTCCGGTACATTGACTGGGCCGAGCTGCGGAGGAGGGGCTTCAAGGGCGTTGTGTTCGATAAGGACAACACCATCACCGCCCCCTACTGCCTGACCCTGTGGGGCCCCATTGGCCCGTCAATTGATCAGTGCAAATCGGTCTTCGGCCCCAACATTGCGGTATTCAGCAACTCTGCAGGTAAGAGTATGCTTCTGCTCGCCGTCCTGCGAGATTTCTCATGTCGGGTGTTGATCCTTTTTTCTGGGGAATTACAGGGCTCTTGGAGTATGATCACGATGGTTCCAAAGCAAAGGCCCTCGAATGGGCTGTTGGAATAAAGGTTATCCGGCATAGTAAGTCGTTGTATGCTCAGTCACTTCAGGAATGGGATTCCTTTTAATTGTTCCTTCCTGAAGCTGTATGCTTTACTTCATTTCAGCTAACTTGAGCTTCAAAGTCGACCCCTTTCATCAATTAGCGTCGCGTCGTACTAATGGTTGAATGTTTTTATCAGTCAGGTTTTGCCTGTTTATTCTTTCGTTTGCATTGCACTTTTGAAGAGTTTGTGTTACATAAAATGGGTAGCTATAAATCTCTCAGGTTCAGGTTAAATTTGGTAGGATGAAGTTCTTTGTGAAATGTAGAATGTGGATAGTTCCAACATGCTGGAAACTTTGTTGCATAATAGTGGCATCTGTGTCACATTTAGGAGTGAAGAAACCAGCTGGTAATGCCGAAGAAATCGAGAAGCACTTTGGTTGTGATTCTTCGCAGCTTATCATGGTATTCATGTTAAACTTGGAACTAATCCAGTGCTTGCTATATCCATTTGAGTCAGATAATACTTATGAATGTTGTTCCTTCCAGGTGGGTGATCGGCCCTTCACAGATATTGTTTATGGAAATCGAAATGGATTTCTTACCATACTGACAGCACCCTTGAGTCCCACTGAGGAGCCGTTCATAGTTAGGCAGGTTGGTATTCCAATTAATgttttctcttctctttctttccccCCCATTCTCAGATAATATTTTGGGAACAAACTTGAGAATGCTGTGTTCTCTATGGATTCACATGTTGAATATTCCTGAAAGAGTTGAATCCTCTGAGAGCATTCTTGGACATGCATTCGTGATTATTCTTGTTACACTCTAGATGGTGCTTTACTGATCAATCGTTGCATAATTTGTACCACCTCTTGCATCTTTAGTTCTTTATCTTTTGCATTAAGAAATATTTGAAAGTAACATGCTCTCCTTGGTTCTGGAATATTGGGTGAATCCTTTTTGTTTGTATTGGAAAAGTTTTTGGGCAATCTAATTTTCTCTTctcgaagaggaagaaaataaggaaaaaatgcATCAAAGATTAAACTGCTTATCATCAAACGCTCCTTATACAGTGCGATTCTGTAAACCtttcttgatatttccttgaaaggggaaaaataaaaaataaaaaaaagagggaagggaaagaaaacaaaaactaataaaattcCTGTCAGTTTTGTATAACCACGCAGAGCCTAGGGTGCTCCTGTGTTTGGTAATTACCGTGGGTTCTCTCTTTTCCTAAGCTTTGGACATTGTAGAACTTAGATAGAATGTCAAACAAGTCGAAATTCGGTCAAAGTACACTCTCAGTAAGTCGTCTTGCTGTTGTAGGCTGAGAGGCCTTCATCCTTTGTCACTCTGTTGTGTAACAGTTCTTTGCATATATACTGTCATATCTAATTGATTGCAATTGGGTGAAAACTACAGGTTAGGAAATTAGAGAATTCCTTTGTCAGCTATTGGTCCAAGAGAGGTTTGAAGCCTATTAGTCACGGACTACTTCCCGACACGAAGCAGTGTGTGAAGGACCCTTGACCTATGTAAGAGAATTAATCCGTAAGGGCAATTCTATTTTTTGAGTTGATAGATTTTACTCGGCACTGCATGTAACTGTACTTTGCCCCCAAAATTTTGTAAGATCATATGCCTAGATGATTATTCAAAAGGAAATGTTTGAGGCAAAGCATTGTGATCCCCGTAGAAGTatctgattttcttttatcgTACCGAGCTGCAACATGGATGGAATCAAAGTGGGTCTGTAGCTACGGCATCAAGTGAATAATATGATGTTATTGTTGACAAGTAATCGTGTTTCATGTTTGGAAGAGCAAGTGCTTCTTGGAGACTGAAAAACGTTCACCTGGACTAACGTGACTCTCAAGTGCCAGATTGCTTTGCTCCATCCATATACATGTAGAAAAAATGGAATCGGTAACATATCATATTATCGATGATGACGCTGCAGCACCGGCTGGTTGGAACACAAATTAGATGATGGCTATATCCCTCAATGAGGCTGTGGATCCACTGTCCGTGTTTATTGAGGGCCAGTTGGCAATGCCATGGCTGAATCTGACTGCACAATCTCTACCAGGTTACCTGTAGTTCTGCAACCTGGTCGGGGTAAAGGAAACACCGTTTCCCTGTTGTGGCTTGGGGCTGCTACAGCCGTCTACAACAGTAGAATGCTGTTAGGATATCTCGGGAATATTTTTAAGTGTAAGGTAATTCCACTCCTTGTGGCGAGTCCTGGTACAAGGAAAACGATTCCATGTTGCATCAGCGTCCCGTTTTTGATGAGTTTGAAGTCCAATCAACGGAGTCTTCGTTCCTTTGATTGTTGGTGTAGAAGTCGGCATTGAATCGCATCTTCGTGCAACCAAGCCCGTCCTCggcaatttaattttctttctttctttctttcatttcatCCTCCTGAACTTCATTTTAACTGTTGGGCCTCGCTCGTTTTAAATTTCGCCGGGTCCCCAACCACAGCCTCAGCCACAGACTCCCCTCAGGCACCTAAACAAGGAAGGAAGGGAAAATGCAGGTAAGCGGTCAAAGTCAATTATTAGCTCATAAAACTGCTGGAGCCCACGCGTTTTCTTCGGGCACATACATTAACCTCACCTCACCTCCAAGCTCCAAAGATTTGGTCGGATTGGagccaaaattttaaatttcctcTTCCagcaacccaaaaaaaaaaaaaaaaaccgatcTCATTTCATCTCGGGACTTCGTATGTCCTACACGAAAACGCTAGATCAACGAAGATACGCATCAAAGCATCCACCAAACAGATTAAAATACATTTTACAGGAAGTTGCAAGTCGGTCGACATCACAATCTGTGGTGACAGATCGATCGCATTCGCATTGGTACTGGGAGGTTTGCATCCCCTAAATATGACAGCTCAAGTTGTACTAGTCTTGCCAGTTTTGTTAACTGGAATATGGGCTAAATTCCAGATTAGTATAACAAGAAATCTTTCTTTTTAAGGAtggattaaaatttgaaatgtaatttccattaataaattaattaattgatggCACCTCCATTGCTGGCTTCTTTACTCAGCTCCACCAACTCCTCTGTCAAATTCATTAAAGATTTTAGGGACACCTCCTCCATGTCAAGTCCAATTTCTATTCCAAGGGCCCGTTCCCTCTGCATGCCTCAACGTGTCATCACCCTTTCATTTTCTCGTTTAGGGACTCCTCTGGAATCGATTTTTTCCGTTTTCTTTTTGATCCATATGTATACAATAACATTTTTCGTGATCATGAATGAATATCAATTTGCGGAGAGAGCGAGTAAAGGAATGGCCTTTTCGGTTAGGTATCGGGCTTTCATGTCTTAGGTCATACGCCGTATGGTATGATCTCGGTCATTCACTCTTCAGACGGGACCTTTGTGCCCCGTTTATGTGCTTTGTAGTTGAACTATCTCTCCTAACGAAAATGGTTGCGGTTAAAGATTGTGTACAGTGGACCTGCTTAAATGGTGGACTAATTTCGCAGAGCAACGCTTTCCTGCCCAGAGGACGTGCCGTATTTATTGTCTCTTTAAATCCTTATTAAACAGACACTTTTTCTCCATTTCCATTGCTATCATTAAGCAATTTCAGGTTATAATGTAGGTTCGGGTTGCATAACATCATAACAGGTGTTCTCTGAAGTTGAGGCTCGGGTTCGGGATCAGAGGGTAATCTAATTATGTAAGGGGGTCATAATACATTGCATTAGGTGTCTATCCCAGGAGGCAACAAAAATCTGCAGTTCTACTGATTTCGTTTGTTTAACACACGCTCGGTGAATGGTGATCTTTCCTGTGTCCATGGGGAGCGTGTTCTGACCTGCATTTGCTCTGGGAAGGACGAGGATAGCCAAAGGCTACTACCGGAATGAGATGGTTATGGATCTGGTGTCGAGACGTGCTTAAGTCAAGAAGCGAAGAGGAGATCCCATGAGAAGGCTTAGAAGATAATGAGATGAGCAGAGCAGACAATCATGGGTTTGCACCACAGTGTTAGCCCATTCGCACAATATCAGTAAGAAGATGAATACACAGGAGATAattatggtgcgtttggttttagagttaaaagtaactttgattttgattatggaaaatgacaaatgattatgtaatgtgttgagttaaagttaaaattaaaatttttgtgattttaactgcgaaaccaaatgGAGCTTTAATTTCTTCACAAGTGCCCTCATGTCAATATATAGAccaaatgaataaatatatgtatgtgaaataaaaatacacacaCAAACAGTGAGGGGGGAGGACATAGGGAGCTTCTGCAGATTGAAACAACAGCGCATGTTAAATGTCTTGTGGGTGAAGTGGGGCACAGCTATTGCATAGAcagcaaacattcacaaaatccctaaaaaaaatacacaaaatCCATCAAAAACACGTACTTCACATTGTATCTTACTGCTAGTCTGCTGCTGCTCCTACACACCATTATATAGTGTCTGCAGAGAGCAACAGTGATGATAGAGAAAGCAATTGAAACAATTAAAAATGGACATAAATGCATGCTGCAGGGCATCAACTAACCACATCCTCCACCCGCTTACACTATTAACTCCACCCCCTCCTCTCCTCTGTCCTCTCCCTTCCCCCCTTATATAACACTCTCACCCCTTAGCTCCCTACCATTGCAGCATTGAAGAAGAGCTCTTCTGTTTGGTTACATTAAGGCACAGTTGAGGTTTGCCCAGAAGAGTGGAAGGATGAAGGTGTTTGTGGCCATCTGCTGCCTGCTCGCTCTGAGCTCGGCGGTTCCAGCATTGTCCGCAAGCTTCGAAGATGGCAAGAACTACTACGCTCCTCCTGACCCGAACGCCGGAACTCCACCTCCCGCCCCAGGTCTGTCTCTAACTGGGATTCCATGCATGACTGAATAGTTTCACGTTCTTTAGAAGATGAATGCATGAATGAGACGCAGCTTAGAGAAGGAAGATTAGCAATAATGTCGGCTTGTTGAACGTTCCTGCTTTACTTCTAGcagatatttttgttttatggtTTGTCCTGTCTTTGGCAAAGATTCATTAGGTTAGGAATCTATGCTGTCATTAATGCAGCACGTGATTACTAGCTACTACTTGCTGCATGCGTGGTTTTAGACATGATAATTCTAGGCCGAGGAAAAGTCATTTTTTTGTGATCATGAGACTCGTGACCCCGCAACAACGGCTATATTTAGCAAATAAATACACGTGTTTGTCTCGCCAGAGCTTTCACCTACTTCAGCTTTTCGAACGTTTGATGGTGTTTGTATCGTCTCGTTTAATCTCTACACACACTGCACAATTTTTCGGTCCTCCAGGCTCTGTCAAGATGTGCAGCATGACTTAACGTAGTTTTTCTGGTGCAGTTTATAATGGAAGCCCTCCCCATGGTGGAGGCTCGCCACCCCACCACCACCGAACCCCGTCCCCGCCTGCAAACTGTGGGAATCCGCCACCCTACCATGTCCCGACTCCATCGAGGCCCTCTACACCTCCTTCTGGTGGGGGCGGAGGCTCATACACCCCACCATATTCTGGCGGAACTCCCCCAACACCTATCTCTGTGACTCCGCCAACACCTATCTCCGTGACTCCGCCAACACCTATCTTTGGGACCCCACCTACCACCCCCATCGGTCCTGGCACTCCCAGCACTCCCACAATCCCCTCACCTCCCTTCGTTTTCGACCCGAACAATCCTTTCCCTGGTACATGCAAGTAAGTCATCACACGTCTTGGGCTTTCATCATCTGCATGAACTTTAAAACCTTCGCAAAGACGAAAAGCTACTCTGCATTTTACCTATACAGATACGATAAATAATAGTCCGACAGATCACTAAAAACGTATACTTTTTCCCTGGATCGGAGAGTCGATTCACGTGTCTTCATTCCTTGACTGACTTACATAGTCTATCAGGCTAAAATCTAGATAATCACATAATATAAGACAGTGACTCGGTAGGCAAGGATGGAAAGAGACCAAAACAACTTCCTAAGCcatctgaatttttttttccttcattcaAACTGAACATGacgtataaaatatttattgcaCATAATTCCGAGTTTGACAATGGGCATTGAGTATGCAGCTTCTGGAGGACCCACCCCACGCTGATCTGGGGCCTGGTGGGCTGGTTCGGAACAGTGGGCAACGCCTTTGGGGTCCCAAGCCTTCCCAGCTTCCCTTCTAACAACAACCTTCTCCAAGCACTCTCGAACACTCGAACTGATGGATTCGGGGCTCTTTACCGTGAAGGAACCGCTGCCTTGCTCAACTCCATGGCAAGCACCAGGTTCCCCTTCACCACGACTCAAGTCAGGAACAACTTCATCTCCGCTCTGGGCTCGAACAAGGCTGCACAGTCCCAGGCTCGGGTCTTCAGGCTAGCTAACGAGGGTCATTACAAGCCCAGGGCCTGAAGACGTTAAGAAGTGATGGCGATCTGCCTGTCTTGTTAGCAAAAgggattttaatttttatcataTGTGCGTGTCATTTCATTTGTGTGTGTTTTTTAATCTGTCATTGCTATGGTACTTGGAGGACATTAAGATGGATACTTGTGGTGGAGATTTGAATGCTTAATTGGCGAATGCTTAATCTCACTTTCTTTCAAGTTTTATCAGAATTTCATTATCTTTTCATATTCCTGTGGTGGTAGTGCTGTCTTGTTAACCCGGTATCCGAAGAAAGGATTCAAACAACATTTTAACATCACAAAAGTTCATGCAAAACATTTATCTGATCGAGTATACAGGGAATATATACTTATGAACAAGTTACAGATCGTTGCAGCTTGCATTACATAGAATCAGGAACTTGGCGACACCATTTTTCCCATATGAATACATCCAATCTAATGAACTTTCTGGAATGACAAACGGAACCTTAAAAACCTATCTCCAGTTCTAATATCAACTCTCTCCAAGCACTCTCGAACCAACAGATTCGGGACTCTTTACGGTGAAGGAACCGCTGCCTTGCTCAACTCCATCATGAGCACCTGGTTCCCCTTCACCGCAACTCAAGTCAGGAACAACTTCATCTCCGCTCTGGGCTCGGACAAGGCTGCACAGGCCCAGGCATGGGTCTTCAGGCTCGCTAATGAGGGCATTACAAGCCTAAAGCCTGAAGAGTTCTAAGAAGTGATAGCGATCCACTGGTCTTGTTAGGGAAAgggattttaattttatcatatGTGTGTGTCGCTTCGTATGTTTGTTTTTTCAATCTTTATTCAGTGCTATGGTACTTGGAGTCCATTAAGTTAAgatggatactcgtggttgtGGTGGAGATTTGAATGCTTAATTGACGAATGCTTAATCTCACTTTCTTTCCAGTTTTATCAGATTTTCCTTATCTTATTTTCTGTTTCATATTCCCGCGGTGCCAGTGCTGTTACAACGAGCAGACATATTGTTAACCCGGGTACCTGGAAGAAAGGATCTAAATTACATTTTTAACATCCCAAAAGTTCatgcaaagaagaagaaatgaaacATTCATATGATCGAGTATATCAGAAAATGTATTTTTGAGCAAGTTACAGATCGTTGCGGCATCAATTACATAGAATCAGGAAGTCAGGACACCACTTTCTCCATATGGATATATCCGACCTAATAAACTCACCGGAATGACCAATGAAGCCTTAGAAACCTATTTCCAGTTCTACGAGGATCGAGTCACAATAGGCACGAATTCTGTCTCAGGGTGGGGGACGCAGATATAGGATAACTGGTACATCAATCCAAACTCTTTCTGGGGTTTGGAAAGGAGAAACTATATACATGGAGAGGTCAGCTAATATGGGATTCGAACCATTTGAAGATATGGTCCGACTGTAAGCTGGTCATTTCGTgataagcaaaagcaagattGAGTTCCTCTTGGACGTGCTGAAACAACTGCTTGTCCAAAATAAGCGTCTTATCCTTCGAGACAGCCTTTTTCCAGTGAGTTCTACGGCCATCCGTCTTCATGTACCCATTCTCATCAATAAAGCCCTCTTTACGGAACAGCTCGAACAACTTAGAAGATACACTTTGATCAACACCAGGAATTCTGTCAGCAAAAATATTCGGTGATAGAGGGAACTCTGTGCATTCAACTTCTGCAGCATCTATGCCTTTAGCCTTCAAAACTTCCATATATTGACTAATCTTGTGCTGCCGATACGTATCTTTTGGCATGTGGACGAAAAGGGTGGGTGGATAACGTGCCGGTATATCCATTTGGTCGAACATCCCCTCGGCAATCATCAGCGCAATACTGCTAAACCTTAAATTGCGGGCAAGCGCCGAAACAAAGTGCCCTCCTGAGGAGGCCCCCAAGGCCACAAGAGGGAGATTTTCCAGCTTGTTGCTTGCAGTCCACCATCTAATTGTATCTCTAACGATGATCCTCTCCTCTGCCATAGTCCAGCATCTTCCCATGCTTGATATGGTAAGCACAGCAAATCTCCGGGCAAGAGCTTCGAGAACTAGCAGCCTTTCCTCAGGTAAGCCGACACAGTTCAGACAGGTAGGAGATCTGTCCCAAAAGTAAGCAGCTCTACAGTTGCATCCATGAGCTATAAACAGCACTGCCTTTGGAGAATTGGGAATCTGCCAGATCACATCTGTTCCATTTCTAAACTCCACGGTAGGATTAAACTGTACCAAAGAGTCGAAACTATTCCACTTCTTGTGTGGCAACCCCAGTGCCGATCCAGGTTTCTTGTCGGCGTCTCTAAGGAAAATGAACAGGACTAGGAATACGAGAATCAAAGAAGTGATCAGAATTCGGACCCCGTAGTTCCGAACTCCACACCACGGCTTTGTTCTGCCTCCATGCTTCGACATAGCTgcaccccccaaaaaaaagacGCAGCTTGCAATGGCTCGATAACCTGAATTTTgttgcaaaaaaagaaatcctgCTAATTAAGAAGAGGTTCAGACACAAACAAAATTGCTGCATTCCGAATTTAGGTTCGAACAATGGCGGAATTGAATTGCTGAGCTCGTAATTTCTAGGTAGATATCATGCAAGAGCACACAAGATCATGAAATGATTACAAGCTTTTGCAGTCTCCGGCTTAAATTCAATGACTTTCAGAAATGAGAAATGCCCGTTCCTGATCAAATGATGCAGATGAACGGAAATCGGTTGATTCACGGTAAACTTTTTTATGAATGAAAGCACCTGAATCCGCTCTACTGCTTGCCGGAACAAGATAAAAGTTGCGATCAGTGGAAGCGATGGACTGATAAACCCTAGATTTCAGCTCAGGGAAGACGGATTTCTGAGGGAATTACAGTTGAGTCGGCGTCCGATCGGCTGAGCTTGTGCGCAATGCAAGCGACTCACAGTTGCAGAGCAGCGGGAAGAGTAACGGACGAATGGGCTCCACGCGCTGTTTCCGCGAGTGAAGAAGACGGTCTTCCCCAACGGACCTCAGTCTCAATGGATTTCTTCTATGGGCCTTTGCTCTATGATTATGAATATGGACCTATCTTAGTGGGCCTGTTGACGGAgctttttgattttattttttcgttggaattcttttttttgtctttatgGAATGGAGCTTTTAattctctaatttttattttctttgtaatAGATGAGATTatgaaatttcaatttgtCCATTTGCGTCAATTATCAATTCATTATATGGTTTTTACATGCATAAAATGTAATTTGAGCATGATTTACTATAACAAGTCTGGATTTTTTTGTGCAAGATAAAATTGATTAGcttttttcaccaaaaaaaaaaaatgattagcTTTTCTCCGTTTCAGGTTATATCATCTTCAATGAATTGATTAAGTGAGCATATACGCATGCACCCTTCCTGATAATGCCTGGAAGTGTTTAAAACCCAGCAGTCCAAGAATTGAATGGAGCAATACAATTTGGTTTGATGGGCACTTTCCTCGttcttcttttattagttGGCTCTGTATACATAACAGATTAGCGACGAAAGATCATCTTTTCAAATGAGGGATTCAGCTTGAAGCAGCTGAATGTGATTTCTGTAGTATACAGTGAGAGACTCGCGACCAcctctttttttattgtcCAGTCACCCAAGGAATTTGGAGAAGTTTGTTGGCTCGAATCGGCCTACACCGAACACAAGTATGCTGGAGTACGGAATTCCGTTGGATATCCTCGCTTCGAGGCAAGAAGCTCGATGTGATTTGTCTGAAGTTACTTTGGACACATTACATTTACAGCATATGGCGAGAGAGGAACGCTAGAATCTATCGAGGACAAACCTCATCTACAGCGGCTATGGTTCGAAAGATTTTTGCAGACGTAAAAGTAAAGTTATATGTGCTCCCCGATTCTCTCacaaaattgtaaattatGTCCTAGctcatcacatgttttacccTTCTGATAGTGCTA from Punica granatum isolate Tunisia-2019 chromosome 2, ASM765513v2, whole genome shotgun sequence includes the following:
- the LOC116195964 gene encoding putative ribosome biogenesis protein C8F11.04 codes for the protein MSSSVSSETVERAVQALFKWRDAKSETEKPQLLQQDEFFYLILTLKKIPAKGRTNPFKIPIPRPLIDPQLSEICLIIDDGPKSNLTKDAAQKKIKAENIPVSKVMKLSKLRSDFKAFEAKRKLCDSYDLFLADRRVLPVLPRLLGKQFFKKRKIPISVDLKHKGWKEQIENVCGSALMFLGSGTCSVVKVGKASMGKKEIAENVLAAINGVAEVVPRKWRNIRSFHLKMLESLALPIYQTVPDLKLKIEGVDDKGEALDGEEVNEEDAKESVVQKKKAPKRNRIHEVRYMDTNLDDEDEEDNGVGSAEITGKKRKKVDDKEESGGLTELSRAKKTSKVKGDGGNKEKKIEASKKSKKSNEEDVVNKRKKGGLPIKGEGELVGKKEKKSTTKPEKVKRNKK
- the LOC116195963 gene encoding uncharacterized protein LOC116195963; protein product: MPLSSSVLHSPDARGERERETAKKKKTRKKIEILRYTSLVQNELKMQSTPIAAASASCSSCYPIPNLLFHHRPGLKLKPPTIVSLSLPASRKHLVSSCSLHLATTTVNSSSQEQEDTPHRKPHNPPLLPQFRPPSDAESTGPECPEDQTRQAAQQASARRRVRKSSRRGICTSMWWADLKGAFGQRFNWEGIVCSMAVFTRDRHLALPHVSVSDVRYIDWAELRRRGFKGVVFDKDNTITAPYCLTLWGPIGPSIDQCKSVFGPNIAVFSNSAGLLEYDHDGSKAKALEWAVGIKVIRHTNLSFKVDPFHQLASRRTNGVKKPAGNAEEIEKHFGCDSSQLIMVGDRPFTDIVYGNRNGFLTILTAPLSPTEEPFIVRQVRKLENSFVSYWSKRGLKPISHGLLPDTKQCVKDP
- the LOC116194280 gene encoding protodermal factor 1 translates to MKVFVAICCLLALSSAVPALSASFEDGKNYYAPPDPNAGTPPPAPVYNGSPPHGGGSPPHHHRTPSPPANCGNPPPYHVPTPSRPSTPPSGGGGGSYTPPYSGGTPPTPISVTPPTPISVTPPTPIFGTPPTTPIGPGTPSTPTIPSPPFVFDPNNPFPGTCNFWRTHPTLIWGLVGWFGTVGNAFGVPSLPSFPSNNNLLQALSNTRTDGFGALYREGTAALLNSMASTRFPFTTTQVRNNFISALGSNKAAQSQARVFRLANEGHYKPRA
- the LOC116193500 gene encoding uncharacterized protein LOC116193500, with the protein product MSKHGGRTKPWCGVRNYGVRILITSLILVFLVLFIFLRDADKKPGSALGLPHKKWNSFDSLVQFNPTVEFRNGTDVIWQIPNSPKAVLFIAHGCNCRAAYFWDRSPTCLNCVGLPEERLLVLEALARRFAVLTISSMGRCWTMAEERIIVRDTIRWWTASNKLENLPLVALGASSGGHFVSALARNLRFSSIALMIAEGMFDQMDIPARYPPTLFVHMPKDTYRQHKISQYMEVLKAKGIDAAEVECTEFPLSPNIFADRIPGVDQSVSSKLFELFRKEGFIDENGYMKTDGRRTHWKKAVSKDKTLILDKQLFQHVQEELNLAFAYHEMTSLQSDHIFKWFESHIS